From Vitis vinifera cultivar Pinot Noir 40024 chromosome 5, ASM3070453v1, the proteins below share one genomic window:
- the LOC104879398 gene encoding uncharacterized protein LOC104879398 — MSISASLAGFHTSIRHVVAVDGTFLKAKYLGTLFIATCKDGNNQIYPLAFRIGDSENDASWEWFLQKLHDALGHIDDLFVISDRHGSIEKAVHKVFPHARHGVCTYHVGQNLKTKFKNPAIHKLFHDAAHAYRVSKFNFIFGQLEMIDPRTSRYLMDIGVDRWARSYSTGKRYNIMSTGIVESLNAVLKNARDLPVLQLVEELRNLLQKWFVTRQQQAMSMSTELTMWADGELRSRYNMSATYLVEPINSKECNVNYAGISAQILQHFMLHFVLQVFYY, encoded by the exons atgtcgATTAGTGCATCTCTTGCTGGGTTTCACACATCAATAAGGCATGTGGTTGCAGTTGATGGGacatttttgaaagcaaagtaCTTAGGGACTTTATTTATTGCAACGTGTAAAGATGGCAACAATCAGATATACCCTTTAGCCTTTAGGATTGGTGATTCAGAAAATGATGCCTCATGGGAGTGGTTTTTACAAAAACTACATGATGCACTTGGAcacattgatgatttgtttgtgaTATCAGATCGACATGGTAGCATTGAGAAAGCAGTACATAAAGTATTTCCCCATGCGAGGCATGGTGTCTGCACTTATCACGTTGgacaaaatttgaagacaaagttCAAGAATCCTGCAATTCATAAGTTGTTCCATGATGCTGCCCATGCTTATCGTgtttcaaagtttaattttatatttgggcaACTAGAGATGATTGACCCAAGAACATCAAGATATTTGATGGATATAGGTGTTGATCGATGGGCACGTTCATATTCTACCGgaaaaagatataatatcatGTCGACAGGGATCGTTGAAAGCCTTAATGCTGTGTTGAAAAATGCTAGAGATCTTCCGGTTTTGCAATTGGTTGAAGAATTGAGAAacttacttcaaaaatggtttgtgactcGTCAACAACAAGCAATGTCAATGTCAACTGAACTTACCATGTGGGCTGATGGAGAACTTCGTTCTAGGTATAATATGTCAGCAACATATCTAGTGGAACCTATCAACTCCAAGGAGTGTAATGTTAACTATGCTGGCATTAGTGCTCAA ATTTTACAACATTTCATGTTACACTTTGTGCTCCAAGTATTTTACTACTAA
- the LOC132253833 gene encoding uncharacterized protein LOC132253833, whose product MLHQSNASQDAKKDDLRHEKSSSDTAAYVAAATAAMAEETTNDAVTPSIEKLWMEFVKFRQSSELNFNHLKKEIEGLNLKMDELKQLLLEVKSSNEEHGMHDTRFKKSSTKENDNNMGFDFQTGIFEDVTDDEVERNDIPMNVNIDMEASRNLQLAEKHMTKELKDDYSIDDPVIDIAKLFGTPTMSGEFSVYVIPHHLSPAIFKQRHEIKKSRILQHPFTDPTKRKKLRKEIEKPLTSFDPLRPISEEALQSFQKWMSDDQGFTIDIDYMHIDKKWFQSLSNHGSWLADMPLYSVKWPDVDIVYVPINVRASHWVLGVVHLHRRIIYVYDSLMGINNNARLQVAIKPLAKLLPHILNAIAYYGFHGDTKVNYLEWEIERL is encoded by the exons TTGCTGCTGCTACTGCTGCAATGGCAGAAGAAACAACAAATGATGCAGTCACCCCATCAATAGAG AAATTATGGATGGAGTTTGTGAAATTCAGACAAAGCTCAgagttaaatttcaatcatctaaagaaagaaattgaaggactCAACTTGAAGATGGATGAATTGAAACAACTTTTATTAGAA GTTAAGAGTTCGAATGAGGAACATGGTATGCATGACACTAGATTCAAAAAATCTagtacaaaagaaaatgataacaaTATGGGCTTTGATTTCCAAACTGGAATTTTTGAGGATGTTACAGATGATGAAGTGGAGAGGAATGACATTCCCATGAATGTGAACATTGATATGGAAGCTTCTAGAAACCTTCAGCTTGCAGAAAAACACATGACTAAAGAGTTGAAAGATGACTACTCTATTGATGATCCAGTTATTGATATTGCCAAGTTGTTTGGTACCCCAACTATGTCGGGCGAGTTTTCAGTATATGTCATACCTCACCATCTATCTCCTGCCATTTTTAAGCAAAGGCATGAGATTAAAAAGTCTCGTATCTTGCAGCACCCTTTTACAGATCCCACCAAGAGAAAGAAACTAAGAAAAGAGATTGAGAAACCATTAACTTCATTTGATCCTTTGCGTCCAATCTCTGAAGAAGCATTACAGTCCTTTCAAAAGTGGATGAGTGATGACCAAGG GTTCACAATTGACATTGACTACATGCATATagataaaaaatggtttcaatCACTGTCTAATCATGGTTCATGGCTTGCTGACATG CCTCTTTATTCTGTCAAATGGCCTGATGTTGACATTGTGTATGTCCCTATCAATGTTCGGGCTAGTCACTGGGTATTAGGAGTTGTCCACCTTCATCGAAGGATTATATACGTATATGACTCATTGATGGGCATCAATAATAATGCAAGATTGCAAGTTGCCATTAAACCATTAGCCAAATTGTTGCCGCATATATTGAATGCAATAGCATATTATGGTTTTCATGGTGACACAAAAGTTAACTACCTGGAATGGGAAATTGAACGGCTGTAA